Proteins from one Malaya genurostris strain Urasoe2022 chromosome 2, Malgen_1.1, whole genome shotgun sequence genomic window:
- the LOC131429144 gene encoding protein ABHD18, whose product MPPSRLDGLYRSLLLTKFFCKGWGKPENLERLFEFRKIISNRAACSKLVPRDYPVEITKEEQTSDCKIIEGKFKTPLEIYLPGLVPDVVQDAHFQMLLPHKWNDERFKPMCIHLAGTGDHYFWKRRNLIAKPLLKEANLGAIILENPFYGLRKPKDQKASSLHNVSDIFVMGGCLVLESLVLLNWCERNGYGPLGITGLSMGGHMASLAATNWPKPLVLVPCLSWSTASAVFTEGVMSHSISWDVLETQYFTDGKFRERLSKMVTVVDDAFVAGQHFVQNFKQSVQELKRDISDTNQLASEDSFNDVNLTVVRETTPEREQKRIQINRRNVLNLSQPLLNKLLSNVKCELTQDEIDELNMKIQIALKKYKEENKTDQDAMILEVKAEDVSETAPSKSLGAKIMEYLSWGSNSNTDVAPLMEKREPIDTTKTRWWEREALQFMRGMMDECTHLKNFSVPFDTSLIIAVCAKDDAYIPREGCSSLEDIWPGAEIRYLDAGHVSAYVLHQKLFRSCIVEAFERARKKWIPEHERLHEVNSNLKRLE is encoded by the exons ATGCCTCCATCGCGTTTGGACGGACTTTACAGATCGCTGCTGTTGACCAAATTTTTCTGCAAAGGCTGGGGAAAGCCGGAGAATCTTGAAAG ACTCTTCGAATTCCGCAAGATCATCTCGAATCGGGCAGCCTGTTCGAAGCTTGTGCCGCGGGACTATCCGGTCGAAATTACCAAAGAGGAACAAACGTCCGACTGTAAGATCATCGAGGGTAAATTCAAAACACCACTGGAAATCTATCTGCCCGGGCTGGTACCGGATGTGGTTCAGGATGCACACTTCCAGATGCTGCTACCGCACAAATGGAACGACGAACGTTTCAAGCCGATGTGCATTCATCTCGCCGGAACCGGTGATCAC TACTTCTGGAAACGACGCAATCTAATTGCAAAACCTCTTCTGAAGGAAGCAAACCTCGGGGCAATTATTCTAGAGAACCCATTCTACGGATTGCGCAAACCAAAAGATCAAAA AGCATCGAGTCTTCACAATGTCTCGGACATCTTCGTGATGGGCGGTTGTCTGGTGCTAGAATCACTGGTCCTGCTTAATTGGTGCGAGCGCAATGGTTATGGTCCCCTCGGAATTACCGGGCTGTCGATGGGTGGTCACATGGCTTCGCTTGCCGCTACCAACTGGCCAAAGCCGTTGGTTTTGGTACCTTGTTTAAGCTGGTCAACCGCTTCGGCCGTCTTTACGGAGGGCGTCATGAGTCATTCGATCAGCTGGGACGTTTTGGAAACGCAGTATTTTACCGACGGCAAATTCCGAGAGCGCTTGTCCAAGATGGTAACCGTTGTGGATGATGCGTTTGTAGCTGGTCAGCATTTCGTACAAAATTTCAAGCAATCTGTTCAGGAATTGAAGAGAGATATCTCGGACACAAACCAACTGGCAAgcgaagattctttcaacgatgtaAATTTAACAGTAGTCCGCGAGACCACTCCCGAAAGAGAGCAGAAGCGGATCCAAATTAATCGTCGAAACGTACTAAATCTGTCGCAACCGTTGCTCAATAAATTGCTGTCGAATGTGAAGTGCGAGTTAACACAGGACGAAATCGACGAGTTGAATATGAAAATTCAAATTGCGCTCAAAAAGTACAAGGAGGAAAACAAGACTGATCAGGATGCGATGATTTTGGAAGTGAAAGCCGAGGATGTGTCAGAGACGGCACCGTCCAAGTCACTGGGAGCTAAAATTATGGAGTATCTCAGCTGGGGAAGTAACAGTAACACGGATGTAGCACCGTTGATGGAGAAGCGGGAGCCAATCGATACCACCAAAACCCGTTGGTGGGAGCGGGAAGCGCTGCAGTTCATGCGCGGTATGATGGATGAGTGTACTCATCTGAAAAACTTTTCGGTTCCCTTCGACACTTCGTTGATCATAGCCGTTTGCGCCAAAGATGATGCGTACATTCCACGTGAGGGTTGCTCTAGTTTGGAAGATATTTGGCCAGGAGCTGAGATTCGGTATCTCGATGCAGGACACGTCAGTGCCTATGTTTTGCACCAGAAACTGTTCCGATCATGCATAGTCGAAGCATTCGAGCGAGCCCGAAAGAAGTGGATTCCGGAGCATGAACGATTGCATGAAGTGAACAGTAATCTAAAACGTTTGGAATAA